TCGGTCGGAAGCGGTGCGACGCGCGCCGCGCCAGCCCATGACCGGCAGGTCGAACTTCGCCACCAGGCGGTCGGTGAACGGAGCGCTGTGCAGCCGGGCCAGCCGCACCGGCTTGTCACCGCGGCGCGCCTCGATCCGGGCTCCGCTGGGCAGCTCGGCCGCCCGCCGGCCGTCGCACCAGAGCACGCCGGCACCGTCGCTGCGCGGGACCACCTCGACCGCCAGCACCGAGTCCGGAGCCACGACCAGCGGCCGCGAGAACAGGGCGTGCGCACTGATCGGCACCATGAGCAGGGCGGCGACCTCGGGCCACACGACCGGGCCGCCGGCCGAGAACGCGTAGGCCGTCGAGCCGGTCGGCGTCGCGAGCACGACCCCGTCGCAGCCCCAGCGCGACAACGGGCGTCCGTCCACCTCGACGACGACCTCGAGCATCCGCTCCCGGCTGGCCTTCTCGACCGAGGCCTCGTTGACAGCCCAGTTGCGGGCGACCACGGCGCCGTCCACCGTCACCGTGACGTCCAGGGTCATCCGCTCCTCGACCGTGTAGTCCTGGGCGACGACCCGGTCGACGGTGTCGTCGATGCGGTCCGGCTCGGCCTCCGCGAGGAAGCCCACGTGGCCGAGGTTGACCCCGAGCAGGGGGACCCGGGTGCCGCGGGCGATCTCTGCCGCACGCAGGAGGGTCCCGTCGCCGCCGAAGACGACGACCAGCTCGCAGTCGGCCGCCGGGTCCTCGTCCGGGCCGACCGCTCGGACGCCCGGCAGGCGCGGCTCCGGCGCCTCCTCGGCGAGGACGCGCACGCCGACCCCCGCGGCCGTGAGCCGCTGCGCAGCCCCCCGTACCGCGGCCCGGGCCTCCTCGCGGCCGGTGTGCCCGACGAAGAGCACCTGGCGAGCTGACGGCACGGTGCCCCCCGTCACTGCGGACCCGCTGCGACGGCTCGCTCGAGCTCGGCCGGGTCCAGGGCCGGGGCGCCGCGCCGCAGCCACAGGAAGTACTCGACGTTGCCGGCGGGGCCGGGCAGCGGGCTCGCGGCCACACCGGCGACTCCGAGCCCGAGCCCGGGCGCGCCGGCCGCGACCCCGGCCACCGCGGCGGCACGCTGGGCCGGCTCGCGCACCACGCCACCGGCACCGAGCGCCTCGCGACCGACCTCGAACTGCGGCTTCACCATCACCACCAGGTCTCCGTCGGGGCCGGTCACCCCGGCCAGCGCAGGCAGCACCAGCCGCAGGCTGATGAAGGACAGGTCGGCCACCACGAGGTCGACCGGGCCGCCGACCATGGCCGGCTCGATCTCGCGCACGTTGGTCCGGTCGAGCACGGTGACCCGGTCGTCCGTCTGCAGCGACCAGGCCAGCTGCCCGTAGCCGACGTCCACGCAGACCACCGAGAGGGCGCCGCGGCGCAGCAGCACGTCGGTGAACCCCCCGGTCGACGCCCCGGCGTCCATCGCCCGGCGCCCCTCGACCGTGAGGCCGGCCCCGGCGAAGGCGTCGAGCGCGCCGGCCAGCTTGTGCCCGCCCCGGGAGACGTAGGTCTCCCCCGTCGGCTCGTCCACGACGATCGGCTCGGCAGGGGTCACCTGGGTGGCCGGCTTGACCGCCGTACGGCCGGGTACCCGCACCCGGCCGGCGGCGACCAGCTGCGCGGCCTGCTCGCGGGACCGGGCCAGGCCGCGCCGGACCAGCTCCGCGTCCAGCCGGGCGCGTCGGGTCATCCCCCGTCGGACCTGTCCTGCTGGGCGTCGCCGAGGGTCTC
This portion of the Actinomycetes bacterium genome encodes:
- a CDS encoding NAD kinase, producing MPSARQVLFVGHTGREEARAAVRGAAQRLTAAGVGVRVLAEEAPEPRLPGVRAVGPDEDPAADCELVVVFGGDGTLLRAAEIARGTRVPLLGVNLGHVGFLAEAEPDRIDDTVDRVVAQDYTVEERMTLDVTVTVDGAVVARNWAVNEASVEKASRERMLEVVVEVDGRPLSRWGCDGVVLATPTGSTAYAFSAGGPVVWPEVAALLMVPISAHALFSRPLVVAPDSVLAVEVVPRSDGAGVLWCDGRRAAELPSGARIEARRGDKPVRLARLHSAPFTDRLVAKFDLPVMGWRGARRTASDRPLH
- a CDS encoding TlyA family RNA methyltransferase; the encoded protein is MTRRARLDAELVRRGLARSREQAAQLVAAGRVRVPGRTAVKPATQVTPAEPIVVDEPTGETYVSRGGHKLAGALDAFAGAGLTVEGRRAMDAGASTGGFTDVLLRRGALSVVCVDVGYGQLAWSLQTDDRVTVLDRTNVREIEPAMVGGPVDLVVADLSFISLRLVLPALAGVTGPDGDLVVMVKPQFEVGREALGAGGVVREPAQRAAAVAGVAAGAPGLGLGVAGVAASPLPGPAGNVEYFLWLRRGAPALDPAELERAVAAGPQ